In the genome of Halobacterium noricense, one region contains:
- a CDS encoding DUF7562 family protein, with protein MLGSGDESVSCIACGASVPREDAREYDKHGDRWDRDGKRFEHLCKPCFRDLAKQPRRGLEATLEAAGAGRVDDAEFVARFLDAAGEEQPGRE; from the coding sequence ATGCTGGGGTCCGGGGACGAGTCAGTCTCCTGTATCGCCTGCGGAGCGTCCGTGCCCCGCGAGGACGCCCGCGAGTACGACAAGCACGGCGACCGCTGGGACCGCGACGGCAAGCGCTTCGAACACCTCTGCAAGCCGTGTTTCCGCGACCTCGCCAAGCAGCCCCGGCGCGGACTCGAAGCCACGCTCGAAGCCGCGGGGGCGGGGCGCGTCGACGACGCGGAGTTCGTCGCGCGATTCCTCGACGCCGCTGGCGAGGAACAGCCGGGCCGGGAGTGA
- a CDS encoding cell division protein SepF: MGFMDKILGGSGSSTEDYVELDVEDFDTNGGEASVTVHIAEIDGQEDVIAIKDAVYDGDVVIADITRLRTEDRTVEHIVDELRQVAQEVGGDIVQKGDDQLIVVPNGLAISRTKLNRQ; encoded by the coding sequence ATGGGCTTCATGGACAAGATTCTCGGCGGGAGCGGGAGTTCCACCGAGGATTACGTGGAACTAGACGTCGAGGACTTCGACACGAACGGCGGCGAGGCGAGCGTCACCGTCCACATCGCGGAAATCGACGGACAGGAGGACGTCATCGCCATCAAGGACGCCGTCTACGACGGCGACGTGGTCATCGCGGACATCACGCGCCTCCGCACGGAGGACCGCACGGTCGAACACATCGTCGACGAACTCCGGCAGGTCGCCCAGGAGGTCGGCGGCGACATCGTCCAGAAGGGCGACGACCAGCTCATCGTCGTGCCGAACGGGCTCGCCATCAGCCGGACGAAACTCAACCGGCAGTGA
- a CDS encoding DUF7093 family protein → MGLRCSLLGHDYGEAFVERDREERGDEVVVTERELKECARCGSEKVTAENTEVRSLQAERRERADAAPEPDQSTTEESTSEPATAADDGGAASGAFTSATDAIEQAEAGMETDDALAGEPDEDDAVILDGDAGDEPGSDQWEEPAEPEADPDPEPVEDDAEVVDAGPASEPESSGTQTEYVEQPQSQPESESTDLDRERGAWPDADGEDEGFDATETADVDAEVSATETDDSTFEFGAEEGVVEADTGFTSAGPLDNDESADELDFALYCPECGFERYAAGSSLRAGDICPECQRGYLAEDR, encoded by the coding sequence ATGGGTCTCAGGTGCTCCCTGCTCGGACACGACTACGGCGAGGCGTTCGTCGAGCGGGACCGCGAGGAGCGCGGCGACGAAGTGGTCGTGACTGAACGCGAGCTCAAGGAGTGCGCGCGGTGTGGCTCCGAGAAGGTCACTGCGGAGAACACGGAGGTCCGGTCTCTCCAGGCCGAGCGACGCGAGCGCGCCGACGCGGCCCCGGAGCCTGACCAGTCGACGACCGAAGAGTCGACGAGTGAACCCGCGACGGCCGCCGACGACGGCGGCGCGGCGAGCGGCGCGTTCACGTCGGCGACCGACGCCATCGAACAGGCCGAGGCCGGGATGGAGACCGACGACGCGCTGGCGGGCGAACCCGACGAGGACGACGCGGTTATCCTCGACGGCGACGCCGGCGACGAGCCGGGGAGCGACCAGTGGGAGGAGCCAGCCGAACCGGAAGCCGACCCCGACCCGGAGCCCGTCGAGGACGACGCGGAAGTCGTCGACGCGGGCCCGGCCAGCGAGCCCGAATCGTCGGGCACACAAACCGAGTACGTCGAACAGCCCCAGTCCCAGCCGGAGTCGGAATCCACGGACCTCGACCGCGAGCGCGGCGCGTGGCCGGACGCCGACGGCGAGGACGAGGGCTTCGACGCGACCGAGACCGCCGACGTCGACGCGGAAGTGAGTGCCACCGAGACCGACGATTCGACGTTCGAGTTCGGTGCCGAGGAGGGCGTCGTCGAAGCCGACACCGGGTTCACGAGCGCGGGGCCGCTGGACAACGACGAGTCCGCCGACGAACTCGACTTCGCGCTGTACTGTCCGGAGTGTGGCTTCGAGCGCTACGCCGCCGGCTCCAGCCTGCGCGCCGGCGACATCTGCCCGGAGTGCCAGCGCGGCTACCTGGCCGAAGACCGGTGA
- a CDS encoding rhodanese-like domain-containing protein, producing MSGDVDTVDPETVRERLDAGDDDFDLVDIREADAYEDGHLPGAEHLTVEELEAVVAERDWNDEVVVYCYVGQTSVQAARLVEEYGNADAVASMDGGYETWAEDVEPLANAD from the coding sequence ATGAGCGGGGACGTCGACACCGTCGACCCGGAAACGGTTCGCGAGCGCCTCGACGCCGGCGACGACGACTTCGACCTCGTGGACATCCGCGAAGCCGACGCCTACGAGGACGGCCACCTCCCGGGGGCCGAACATCTCACCGTCGAAGAACTCGAAGCCGTGGTCGCCGAGCGCGACTGGAACGACGAGGTCGTCGTCTACTGTTACGTCGGCCAGACCTCGGTGCAGGCCGCGCGCCTCGTCGAGGAGTACGGGAACGCCGACGCCGTCGCGAGCATGGACGGCGGCTACGAGACGTGGGCAGAGGACGTCGAACCGCTCGCGAACGCCGACTGA
- a CDS encoding RNA-binding protein produces MEVSSRHHLRSDAVREIADALREGLSVELDADSFELVEIADEDFDVVLVDGDPLVWYPEGEPFVTVQGANEFDPSTGVVTVDSGAISFVSDGADIMRPGITEADDGIEAGDLVVVEEENHGKALAVGRALTSGDDMVGDSGKVVENRHHVGDELYEFTV; encoded by the coding sequence ATGGAAGTGTCCTCTCGTCACCACCTGCGGAGCGACGCCGTGCGCGAGATTGCCGACGCGCTCCGGGAGGGGCTGAGCGTCGAACTGGACGCGGACTCGTTCGAACTCGTGGAGATCGCCGACGAGGACTTCGACGTCGTGCTCGTCGACGGCGACCCGCTGGTGTGGTATCCGGAGGGCGAGCCGTTCGTCACCGTGCAGGGCGCCAACGAGTTCGACCCGTCGACGGGCGTCGTCACGGTCGACTCGGGCGCCATCTCGTTCGTCAGCGACGGGGCCGACATCATGCGCCCCGGCATCACCGAGGCCGACGACGGCATCGAAGCGGGCGACCTCGTCGTCGTCGAGGAGGAGAACCACGGGAAGGCGCTGGCGGTCGGCCGCGCACTCACGAGCGGTGACGACATGGTCGGGGACTCCGGGAAGGTCGTCGAGAACCGCCACCACGTCGGCGACGAACTTTACGAGTTCACCGTCTAG
- a CDS encoding DUF5611 family protein produces the protein MKEYKMRRGEYLEERMPDLKSEIEGYFGEITDTEGFKGSDLYVVEDPDNPVFERITAGAVEYSGKKDKLAVDFEERPAEEVIAEGDAEAAADAVDAKNDFLLEATGRDAKSRRDSMKRSVEDDADTPDDVS, from the coding sequence ATGAAAGAGTACAAGATGCGACGTGGCGAGTACCTCGAAGAGCGGATGCCCGACCTCAAGTCGGAAATCGAGGGTTACTTCGGCGAAATCACAGACACGGAGGGGTTCAAGGGCAGCGACCTCTACGTCGTCGAAGACCCCGACAACCCGGTCTTCGAGCGCATCACCGCCGGCGCAGTCGAGTACTCGGGGAAGAAGGACAAGCTCGCGGTCGACTTCGAGGAGCGCCCCGCCGAGGAAGTCATCGCGGAGGGCGACGCCGAGGCCGCCGCGGACGCCGTCGACGCGAAAAACGACTTCCTCCTCGAAGCGACTGGCCGTGACGCCAAGTCCCGCCGCGACTCGATGAAGCGCTCCGTCGAAGACGACGCCGACACTCCCGACGACGTCTCGTAA
- a CDS encoding sulfurtransferase TusA family protein, producing MPSIDDVTDAPDELSDEEAQSLFEQADEVQDMMGEVCPYPQVEAKKGLQNLDEGDLLVQETDHVPCTENVPRAVGDDADARVWRSGDGVYRIYLEKR from the coding sequence ATGCCATCCATCGACGACGTCACCGACGCACCCGACGAACTGTCCGACGAAGAAGCCCAGTCGCTGTTCGAGCAGGCCGACGAAGTCCAGGACATGATGGGCGAAGTCTGCCCGTACCCGCAGGTCGAGGCGAAGAAAGGGCTCCAGAACCTCGACGAGGGCGACCTCCTCGTGCAGGAGACCGACCACGTCCCGTGCACGGAGAACGTCCCACGCGCCGTCGGCGACGACGCCGACGCCCGCGTCTGGCGCAGCGGCGACGGCGTCTACCGCATCTACCTCGAAAAGCGATGA
- a CDS encoding RNA-guided endonuclease InsQ/TnpB family protein — translation MHRDVTTTVRVKLHSLTERKARLVEREYAAFQDAVDGDNNANLYSATSQQAGKVRSNKNPREDTEQPVVLRNDCIAIEHDEETVLSSWWFKLPVYNPVKEQGDSIWVPVHVPEKDTHLLREEYICDSELVYRDGEWYVHLVCERSVAVADEYDDVLAVDMGAKWIAVSTFLSDRDTQFHGAEVRRVREHYKQLRKSIGKEKVRSGAQVIERIGDKESRTVEHELHQVANELVARARERNAVIVFGDMTGLRFDNDEGRYVNDKTHKMPYAKLANILTYKAHLDGRECIPVEEYNTSVTCWRCGSQNTRREVQGRLECHDCGLEDNADKNGASNIGQRAVGKDIQSPLSTAGAVVAQPETQVVLKGPNGETEPANSLDPEDVGLTLSEGSPRL, via the coding sequence ATGCACCGCGACGTCACCACAACGGTAAGGGTGAAACTCCACTCGCTCACCGAGCGGAAAGCCCGACTCGTCGAACGCGAATACGCCGCGTTCCAAGATGCCGTCGACGGTGACAACAACGCGAATCTCTACTCCGCCACCAGCCAACAGGCGGGGAAAGTCCGGTCGAACAAGAACCCACGCGAGGACACCGAGCAACCGGTTGTCCTCCGCAACGACTGTATCGCCATCGAACACGACGAAGAAACGGTTCTGTCGTCGTGGTGGTTCAAACTCCCTGTCTACAATCCCGTCAAAGAACAGGGTGACAGCATCTGGGTGCCCGTTCATGTCCCCGAGAAGGACACGCACTTGCTCCGCGAGGAGTACATCTGTGATTCGGAACTCGTCTATCGAGACGGCGAGTGGTACGTCCACCTCGTTTGCGAACGGTCTGTGGCCGTTGCAGACGAGTATGACGACGTTCTCGCCGTTGATATGGGCGCGAAGTGGATCGCCGTCAGTACGTTCCTCTCCGACCGCGACACGCAGTTCCACGGCGCTGAAGTCCGGCGTGTCCGTGAACACTACAAACAACTCCGCAAAAGCATCGGGAAAGAGAAAGTCCGCTCGGGAGCGCAGGTCATCGAACGCATCGGTGACAAGGAGTCGCGGACGGTCGAGCACGAGTTGCATCAGGTGGCGAACGAACTCGTCGCTCGCGCTCGCGAGCGTAACGCGGTTATTGTGTTCGGTGATATGACTGGGTTGCGCTTCGACAACGATGAGGGACGGTACGTCAACGACAAGACCCACAAGATGCCGTATGCGAAGCTGGCGAATATCCTCACGTACAAAGCCCACCTCGACGGTCGAGAGTGCATTCCAGTCGAAGAGTACAATACATCTGTGACGTGCTGGCGATGTGGCTCCCAGAACACGCGTCGTGAGGTTCAGGGGCGTCTCGAGTGCCATGACTGTGGGTTAGAGGATAATGCGGACAAGAATGGCGCGTCGAACATCGGTCAACGAGCCGTCGGTAAGGACATCCAGAGCCCGCTATCGACGGCGGGGGCTGTTGTGGCTCAGCCCGAAACGCAGGTCGTACTCAAGGGACCAAACGGTGAGACAGAACCTGCGAACTCCCTAGATCCAGAAGACGTGGGCCTAACCCTCAGTGAGGGAAGTCCACGACTTTAG
- a CDS encoding DUF6432 family protein, with translation MHVKPEYRDRPETEVAVLDALVDRPSEGMTLFELRSHVDASIDDLEDALGALKADDLIDAEETDGRTVFTADDRIFPDGDEQTEPSILDELRRRIGL, from the coding sequence ATGCACGTCAAACCCGAGTATCGCGACCGACCGGAGACGGAGGTGGCGGTACTCGACGCGCTCGTCGACCGGCCGAGCGAGGGGATGACGCTGTTCGAGCTGCGCTCGCACGTCGACGCGAGCATCGACGACCTGGAGGACGCGCTCGGCGCGCTGAAGGCCGACGACCTCATCGACGCAGAGGAGACCGACGGCCGGACGGTGTTCACCGCCGACGACCGCATCTTCCCCGACGGCGACGAGCAGACCGAGCCGTCGATTCTGGACGAACTCCGGCGGCGCATCGGGCTGTAG
- a CDS encoding YeeE/YedE family protein gives MVNSLLVAAVVGLGLGAFLQKGRFCFVNAFRDFFAYKDSRVTKGVLAATLLTMVFWGIAYQLGYYQGLWTPAWGLTGLVGGFIFGVGMTYAGGCASGTLYRAGEGYLQFWLTLAFMGVGYAVFTVAFPTLQSTYFGPLQFGEGVSLFTVSPIPAGLLALLVAAGVTLVYATLVGRGAAKKGDPEERATVASAQLSGLLAPVVGARQFARGTRQYVRGLAAAWRTPVASSKRPWDPRTAALGITTVAVLWFTQVSIVGVTGPEARWTGYLLSQVGVDAGSFEYWGAILFRGAGVGVTTDMVMIGFVIVGAGLAAAWSGDFSIRVPKRRRLPNAIVGGFMMGAGSRLAPGCNIGNIYSGIAELSVHSFIAAAGIVLGVYVMTHWIYREVGCAI, from the coding sequence ATCGTGAACAGTCTGCTCGTGGCAGCGGTCGTCGGACTCGGCCTCGGCGCGTTCCTCCAGAAGGGGCGATTCTGCTTCGTGAACGCCTTCCGGGACTTCTTCGCGTACAAGGACTCCCGGGTGACGAAGGGCGTGCTCGCGGCGACCCTCCTCACGATGGTGTTCTGGGGCATCGCCTACCAACTAGGGTACTACCAGGGGCTCTGGACGCCAGCGTGGGGCCTCACCGGACTCGTCGGCGGCTTCATCTTCGGCGTCGGCATGACCTACGCCGGCGGCTGTGCGAGCGGCACGCTGTACCGCGCCGGCGAGGGCTACCTCCAGTTCTGGCTCACGCTCGCATTCATGGGCGTCGGCTACGCGGTGTTCACCGTCGCGTTCCCGACGCTCCAGAGCACGTACTTCGGCCCGCTGCAGTTCGGCGAGGGCGTCAGCCTCTTCACCGTCTCGCCGATTCCCGCGGGGCTGCTCGCGCTGCTCGTCGCCGCCGGCGTCACGCTCGTGTACGCGACGCTCGTCGGTCGCGGCGCGGCGAAGAAGGGCGACCCCGAGGAGCGCGCGACGGTCGCGTCCGCCCAGCTCTCGGGGCTGCTCGCGCCGGTCGTCGGCGCTCGGCAGTTCGCCCGCGGCACCCGCCAGTACGTCCGCGGCCTCGCGGCGGCGTGGCGAACGCCCGTCGCGTCCAGCAAGCGGCCGTGGGACCCGCGGACCGCCGCGCTCGGCATCACCACGGTCGCCGTCCTCTGGTTCACGCAGGTCTCCATCGTCGGCGTTACCGGGCCGGAAGCCCGCTGGACCGGATACCTGCTCTCGCAGGTCGGCGTCGACGCCGGGAGCTTCGAGTACTGGGGGGCCATCCTCTTCCGCGGCGCGGGCGTCGGCGTCACCACCGACATGGTGATGATCGGGTTCGTCATCGTCGGTGCCGGCCTCGCGGCCGCGTGGAGCGGCGACTTCTCGATTCGCGTGCCGAAGCGCCGCCGGCTCCCGAACGCAATCGTCGGCGGCTTCATGATGGGCGCGGGCTCCCGGCTCGCCCCCGGCTGCAACATCGGGAACATCTACTCCGGCATCGCCGAACTGTCGGTGCACTCCTTTATCGCGGCCGCCGGCATCGTGCTCGGCGTCTACGTGATGACCCACTGGATCTACCGCGAAGTCGGCTGCGCGATCTGA
- a CDS encoding DUF1028 domain-containing protein, with protein sequence MTFSICVRESYEDDGDQQYRFGIAITTRLPAVGVPCPHVNEHGAVATQSVTNERLGSKGIEYLADGLGVEDALQALLNADEGSPSRQLHGVSRDGAFTFSGDECNGWYGHTSGENYTVAGNLLTGEAVVERTAETYEDVAFGDEPLAKRLIDALGAGQAAGGDKREDLTIQSAAVTVVDTGEDERPYYDDLRVDASEDPIVDLRETYRLAKQGYEDALERYEESEEADREDEEERDA encoded by the coding sequence GTGACCTTCAGCATCTGCGTTCGGGAATCCTACGAGGACGACGGCGACCAGCAGTACCGCTTCGGCATCGCCATCACGACCCGGCTGCCCGCGGTCGGCGTGCCGTGCCCGCACGTCAACGAACACGGCGCTGTGGCCACGCAGAGCGTCACGAACGAGCGACTCGGGTCGAAGGGCATCGAGTACCTCGCGGACGGCCTCGGCGTCGAGGACGCCCTGCAGGCGCTGTTGAACGCCGACGAAGGCAGCCCGAGCCGCCAACTGCACGGCGTCTCCCGGGACGGCGCGTTCACGTTCTCCGGCGACGAGTGCAACGGCTGGTACGGCCACACGAGCGGCGAGAACTACACTGTCGCGGGCAACCTCCTCACCGGGGAGGCGGTCGTCGAGCGTACTGCGGAGACGTACGAGGACGTCGCGTTCGGCGACGAACCGCTCGCCAAGCGCCTAATCGACGCGCTCGGCGCGGGGCAGGCCGCGGGTGGCGACAAGCGCGAGGACCTCACGATTCAGAGCGCGGCCGTCACAGTCGTCGACACCGGCGAGGACGAGCGCCCGTACTACGACGACCTCCGCGTGGACGCCAGCGAGGACCCTATCGTCGACCTCCGTGAAACCTACCGGCTCGCGAAACAGGGCTACGAGGACGCGCTCGAACGCTACGAAGAGAGCGAGGAAGCAGACCGTGAGGACGAAGAAGAACGCGACGCGTAG
- the tnpA gene encoding IS200/IS605 family transposase, with translation MPRGYSRERTSVHNLHYHFVWCPKYRKPVLTDEVADRLEVLIKEKADELDLDILQLAIQPDHVHLFITGNPKLAPNKIIQQVKGYTSRNLREEFDFGLPSLWTRSYFVSSAGEVSGEVIEEYIEAQTGQ, from the coding sequence ATGCCACGTGGGTATAGTCGAGAGCGAACGTCGGTACACAACCTCCACTACCACTTCGTGTGGTGCCCGAAGTACCGTAAGCCGGTGCTGACCGACGAGGTTGCCGACCGCCTCGAAGTCCTCATTAAGGAGAAAGCCGACGAACTCGACCTCGACATCCTCCAGCTGGCAATCCAGCCCGACCACGTCCACTTGTTCATCACGGGCAATCCGAAACTCGCCCCGAACAAAATCATCCAACAGGTCAAGGGCTACACCTCGCGCAACCTCCGCGAGGAGTTCGACTTCGGCCTTCCGTCGCTGTGGACGCGCTCGTACTTCGTCTCCAGTGCGGGCGAGGTGTCAGGCGAGGTCATCGAGGAATACATCGAAGCACAGACCGGCCAATAA